A DNA window from Nitrospirota bacterium contains the following coding sequences:
- a CDS encoding sulfite oxidase-like oxidoreductase — MTNHEGPGITRRRLLAGAAGGLALALTGGRLWSPAEEAAAETGDQPAAQPLITHVARPLDAETPSQVFTQYLTPNDQFFIRSHFGPPAPALVAPASWRLSVAGLVERPLSLSLDDLSKFEEVSMTAVVQCSGNGRAFHRPKAPGVQWETGAVGNARWTGIRLRDVLQRAGLKARAQHLQLQGADRPVVASVPLFVRSIPLKKALHPDTILATRMNGAPLPLLHGAPLRLITPGWMADSCVKWLTDLTLQAEEARGYYMETAYRYPSRPVKPGEVLAPEDLKPVEAMVVKSLIAFPKQGATLSSSAVMVQGVAWTGEGHIEKVEVSTDEGKTWEQARLVGEDVPYAWRQWQFLWRTKGSGQRTILSRASDDRGQVQPMSSPWNPGGFLWNGVDRVQVQVTEA, encoded by the coding sequence ATGACGAACCACGAGGGCCCGGGCATCACGAGACGCAGATTGCTCGCCGGGGCGGCGGGGGGACTGGCCCTGGCCTTGACGGGAGGCCGCCTCTGGTCTCCGGCGGAGGAGGCGGCAGCAGAAACCGGCGACCAGCCGGCCGCTCAACCGCTGATCACACATGTGGCCCGTCCCCTCGATGCAGAAACTCCGTCCCAGGTCTTCACCCAGTATCTGACGCCGAACGACCAGTTCTTCATCCGCAGCCACTTCGGCCCCCCGGCTCCGGCATTGGTGGCCCCAGCCTCCTGGCGGTTGAGCGTCGCCGGATTGGTGGAGCGGCCGCTCAGCCTGAGCCTGGATGATCTCTCTAAATTCGAAGAGGTCAGCATGACGGCGGTGGTACAGTGCAGCGGGAATGGACGAGCGTTTCACCGCCCCAAGGCGCCCGGCGTGCAGTGGGAAACAGGCGCGGTGGGCAATGCCCGCTGGACCGGCATCCGCCTGCGCGACGTGTTGCAACGAGCCGGGCTCAAGGCCCGGGCGCAACACCTCCAATTACAAGGCGCCGACCGGCCGGTGGTCGCCTCCGTCCCGCTCTTCGTGCGCAGCATTCCCCTCAAGAAGGCGCTCCATCCCGACACGATCCTGGCCACTCGGATGAACGGAGCCCCCTTGCCGCTGCTGCACGGGGCGCCTCTACGCTTGATCACGCCAGGATGGATGGCGGATTCCTGCGTGAAATGGCTGACGGACCTGACCCTGCAGGCAGAGGAGGCCAGGGGCTACTACATGGAAACGGCCTATCGGTATCCCAGCCGTCCCGTCAAGCCCGGGGAGGTCCTCGCGCCTGAGGACCTGAAACCGGTGGAAGCCATGGTGGTCAAGTCATTGATCGCTTTTCCGAAACAGGGAGCCACCCTCTCCAGCAGCGCCGTAATGGTCCAGGGGGTGGCCTGGACCGGCGAGGGTCATATCGAGAAGGTCGAAGTCTCGACTGACGAAGGCAAGACCTGGGAGCAAGCCAGACTCGTCGGCGAGGACGTCCCCTATGCTTGGCGTCAGTGGCAGTTCCTCTGGCGTACGAAGGGATCGGGCCAGCGGACGATTTTGTCTCGCGCCTCGGACGATCGCGGGCAAGTCCAGCCGATGTCGAGTCCCTGGAATCCAGGCGGCTTCCTCTGGAACGGCGTCGATCGGGTGCAGGTGCAGGTCACGGAGGCATGA
- a CDS encoding c-type cytochrome encodes MSVHVRPQKPFLSRLMTLILVMVGMMGLPSFTMGQAEEPTTDQQAQRLLASRCSVCHSQDLVQQQRLPRDRWEATVTKMVHWGAQLDKEEEAMLTTYLATYFHPEAGPVVALPAAPSIQADQAGRESGAAPTPGGAAARGASLYKQNCLPCHGEAGNGGVGPKLARNPILTQADRFRTTVSQGRGAMPPWGAVLRPQEITDILAWLNTLHD; translated from the coding sequence ATGAGCGTGCATGTTCGACCCCAGAAGCCGTTTCTTTCGAGGCTCATGACGCTCATCCTGGTCATGGTGGGCATGATGGGATTGCCCTCCTTCACAATGGGACAGGCCGAAGAGCCGACCACCGATCAGCAGGCGCAACGGCTGCTGGCTTCCCGCTGTTCCGTCTGTCACAGCCAGGATCTGGTCCAGCAGCAGAGGCTCCCGCGCGATCGTTGGGAGGCTACTGTCACCAAGATGGTCCATTGGGGAGCCCAACTGGACAAGGAAGAAGAAGCGATGCTGACAACCTATCTCGCGACCTATTTCCATCCGGAGGCGGGGCCGGTCGTGGCATTGCCTGCCGCCCCATCAATCCAAGCCGACCAAGCCGGCCGGGAATCCGGCGCCGCGCCGACGCCCGGCGGGGCCGCGGCCAGGGGCGCATCACTCTACAAGCAGAACTGTCTCCCCTGCCACGGGGAAGCGGGAAACGGCGGTGTGGGACCCAAGCTGGCGCGCAATCCCATCCTGACCCAGGCAGACCGATTCCGGACGACGGTCAGCCAGGGACGCGGCGCCATGCCGCCCTGGGGCGCCGTGCTGCGGCCCCAAGAGATCACGGACATTCTTGCCTGGTTGAATACGCTTCACGACTAG